Within Cellulophaga sp. L1A9, the genomic segment ACTATCGTACAACAATACCTTTCAAAACTTTCTACTTTCACGCAAGAATCTTTTTCAGGAATTTCTGTAATTAAGGCCTATGGATTAGAAGGTAAAATTAATACAGAACTTACAGAACTCGCTATAGAAGGTAAAAATAAGAGTATGAATTTGGCCAAAGTAAACGCTTGGTTCTTTCCTTTAATGGTTCTCTTAATAGGTATAAGTACCATTTTTGTTATTTATATTGGTGGTACACAGTATATAAACGGGGAAATAGAATCTGTAGGTGTGATTGCCGAATTTGTTATTTACGTAAACATGCTTACTTGGCCTGTGGCTGTAATTGGATGGCTAACTTCTATTGTTCAGCGTGCTGAAGCATCACAAAAGCGTATCAATGAGTTTCTTCATATTACTCCTACTATTATAAACGAAGTTTCAGAACCAACGCCTTTACATGGTAAAATTGAATTCAAAAATGTAACATTCACCTACGAAGACACGAATATAACGGCGCTTAATAATATTTCATTCACCATCGCGTCTGGACAAACGGTAGCTATTATTGGAAAAACCGGGTCTGGAAAATCTACAATATTAGACTTAGTGGCTCGACTTTATGATGTTAGCTCTGGAGAAATACTTCTAGATGATATTCCTATAAAAAAGCTAAATTTAAATTCCATTCGTCAAGACATTGGAGCGGTACCGCAAGATGCTTTTCTTTTTTCTGATTCTATAAAGAATAATATCAAATTTGGAAAAGAAAACGCTACTGACGAAGAAATCATAAATGTGGCTAAAAAAGCGGTAGTTCATAAAAACATTATGGATTTCACTAAAAAGTATGATACTATTTTAGGAGAAAGAGGAATCACCTTAAGTGGAGGTCAAAAACAGCGTGTATCTATTGCCCGAGCGTTATTAAAAAACCCTCAAATTTACTTATTTGATGACTGCTTGTCTGCTGTAGATACCGAGACAGAAGAAAAAATACTTAAAAATTTAAAGAATGCTGCTAAGAGTAAGACCACTTTAATAGTAAGCCATAGAGTATCCTCAGCAAAAAATGCTGACAAAATTATCATTTTAAAAGAAGGAAAAATATTACAAGAAGGAACGCATGAGTCTCTTATTGAGGTAGATGGATACTATAAAGAACTTTACCACACACAATTGATTGATAAAGAAAGCTGAAAAAAGTTGTTAGATTAGCATTTTTTTTTCATTTTTGAAGGTACACTAATAATTAACTATAGATTTTTTTAGCAATGGGGGAAAAAGAATTGATGGATCAGGAGGAAATATTCTCCAAGGTTTTAAGAGCAGGAAGAAGGACTTATTTTTTTGACGTAAGAAGCACAAAAGCAGGTGATTATTACCTTACTGTTACTGAGAGTAAAAAATTTACTCATGACGATGGATCATTCCACTACAAAAAGCATAAAATTTATCTTTACAAAGAAGATTTTTCAGCTTTTAAGAACAATCTAGATGAAATGATGAGTTATATTATTGAAGAGAAAGGCTCTGAAGTAATTTCTGAGCGTCATCAAAAAGATTTCAAGAGAGAGGAAGATGTTTTGGTTGAAAATAATGTAACAGACACAGCTAAAGATAGCTTTACTGACATTAGCTTTGATGATATCTAAAAATTTAATTGTAAAAAATTAATGGACAACGGCTCTTTTTAAGAGCCGTTTTTCTATTTTTATAGGGACTAATTTAAACTACTCTATGAAAAAATTCATCTTCCTTACCCTTATCCTTTTATCCGTTACGTTAAAATCTCAAGAAAAAGTTACCCTCGACTATTACCTACCTGCCAACATCACCTATAATGAAAACATACCTACTCCCCAATCTATTATTGGTCATGAAGTAGGAGAATGGCATATCACACATGACAAGCTGGTGTATTATATGCAAGCCTTAGCGGCTTCTAGTGATCGCATAACTATTGAAAATCGCGGAGAAACATTTGAAGGCAGACCTATACTCCTACTCACCATTACTTCTCCTAAAAACCACCTGAATATAACACAAATTCAGAAAGACCATTTAGCGCTTACAAACAACAGCGGTTCAAATCAAACTATAACTGAGCTTCCTGTTGTAGTATACCAAGGTTTTTCTATTCATGGTAATGAACCCAGCGGTTCTAATGCAGCACTGGCCTATGCGTATTATTTGGCTGCTGCTGAAGGTGAAGAAATTGAAAAGTTATTAGACCACACCGTTGTACTATTGGATCCATCTTTTAATCCAGATGGCCTGCAACGTTTTGCTTATTGGGCCAATACCAATAAGAGCGCTAATTTAAATCCAGACAGTAATGATCGTGAATATCATGAAATTTGGCCTGGAGGAAGAACGAACCATTATTGGTTTGACATGAATCGTGACTGGCTGCCTGTACAATTGCCTGAAAGCAGAGCAAGAATAGCAAGCTTTCATAAATGGATGCCCAATATTTTAACAGACCATCATGAAATGGGCACGAACTCTACATTCTTTTTTCAACCAGGAGAACCTAATAGAGTGCATCCATTAACGCCAAAAATTAATCAAGAATTGACGACTGAAATTGCTACTTTTCATAGCAAAGCCTTAGACAATATTGGTTCTCTATACTATTCTGAAGAAGATTATGACGATTATTATTATGGTAAAGGCTCTACTTTTCCTGATGTTAATGGAGGTATAGGAATTTTATTTGAACAAGCTAGTTCTCGTGGCCATATTCAAGAAAGTGATAATGGTATTCTAACCTTCCCTTTCACTATTCGCAACCAGTTTACAACGGCACTTTCTACGGTTGAAGCTGCACAGAACATGCGTGTTAAATTATTACAATACCAGCAGCAATTTTTTAAAGATGCCTTGGCTGAAAGCGCAAAAAACAAAACAAAAACTATTGTTTTCGGAGATAGTAAAGATGCTGCTAAATCTTGGCATTTGGCAGAAATTTTACAGCGTCAAAAAATTAAATTCCATCAATTGAATACTGATGCCGTTATTGGCGGAAAATCATTTAAAAAAGAAAATAGCTACGTTGTTCCCATAAATCAAAGAAATAGCCGCTTAATACAAGCTATGTTCGAAAAGCGAACTACATTTACAGATAGTCTTTTTTACGACATTTCTGCATGGACATTCCCACTTGCATTCAATTTAGATTATTCAGAAGTAAATTCCTCTAATTATTTAGGCGAAGAAATAACAGCATTACCCCCTTTAAAAGGTAGTATCGGCAATCAGTCTAATTATGCCTATGTTTTTGAATGGAATGAATACTACACGCCTAAAGCTTTAAATAAAATTTTAAATAAAGGGATTCGTGCTAAAGTAGGAGAAAACCCATTTACCGTAGAAGGCAAGAATTATGACTATGGCACTATTTTAATTCCGGTACAAAATCAGAAATTAAATCCTAAAGAATTACATGTTTTTTTAGCTGAAGTAGCTCAAGAGAGCGCTATAAACATTGTTTCTGTAGGAACTGGTCATACCACTGGTATTGACTTAGGAAGTGGCGCATTTCAAGCCCTAGAAAAACAAGAAGTTGCTATTATTGTTGGTAACGGAATTACTTCCTATGACGCCGGAGAGATTTGGCATTTATTTGATCAGCGCTACGATATTAAACTTACCAAGCTAGACACTGATTATTTTAGTAGAGCAGACTTAAGTCGTTATACGGCTATAATAATGCCTAATTCATACAGAGGTCTAGATAAATCTTCCACTGAAAAATTAAAAACTTGGGTCAGAAACGGCGGAACAGTAATTGGCTATAGAGGCACTACAGAATGGTTGGCTAAAAATGAGTTTATCGACTTAAAATTTAAGAAAGACACCTTAGTCGCTAAAGATATTACCTATGAGCAAAAGCAGCGATTTTCTGGCGCTCAAGTAACTGGAGGTGCAATTTTCGAAACTAAGATAGACCGGTCTCACCCAATAACTTTTGGATATAAAAATGATAAATTGCCGATTTTTAGAAATACCAATATCTACATTAAGCCTAATAAAAGCAGTTACAATAACCCTATTCAATACACCAACGCTCCTTTATTAAGTGGTTACATTTCTGAGGAGAAGTTAAAACTACTTAAAAATAGTGTGCCATTTCAAGCACAGCGTTTAGGTCGTGGAAAGGTAATTGTATTTACAGATAACACCAATTTTAGAGCCTTCTGGTACGGAACCAATAAGCTACTAATGAACGCTATTTTCTTTAGCGAAATGTTATAAATTATAAGAAAGCATTCCCTAAGGTAAAGGGGAATGCTTTTTAAATTGTTTTCGTATAAATTAGATTATAAATAAACGCTCCTAAAGCCACCAAAAGCGCAGCAGTAATCTCCTGAGTAAAAAGGTAAACTCCAAAAATTATTAATCCATAATATATAGGAAAAATAATTACGGAATATGCAAATCTGAAGGTGCTCAAAAACTCT encodes:
- a CDS encoding ABC transporter ATP-binding protein, which translates into the protein MKELKYINKYLKKYGIQLLLGLFITIIARVFSLVTPSYVKKSIEVVEKYGNNVIDKSEAKELLLENILIILGTALLAALFTFLMRQTIIKVSRYIEYDLKNEVFDHYQLLNLNFYKKNRTGDLMNRISEDVGEVRNYAGPALMYGINTITLFACIIPLMFMTAPKLAVYTLIPLPILSVLIYNISKVIHKRSTIVQQYLSKLSTFTQESFSGISVIKAYGLEGKINTELTELAIEGKNKSMNLAKVNAWFFPLMVLLIGISTIFVIYIGGTQYINGEIESVGVIAEFVIYVNMLTWPVAVIGWLTSIVQRAEASQKRINEFLHITPTIINEVSEPTPLHGKIEFKNVTFTYEDTNITALNNISFTIASGQTVAIIGKTGSGKSTILDLVARLYDVSSGEILLDDIPIKKLNLNSIRQDIGAVPQDAFLFSDSIKNNIKFGKENATDEEIINVAKKAVVHKNIMDFTKKYDTILGERGITLSGGQKQRVSIARALLKNPQIYLFDDCLSAVDTETEEKILKNLKNAAKSKTTLIVSHRVSSAKNADKIIILKEGKILQEGTHESLIEVDGYYKELYHTQLIDKES
- a CDS encoding PUR family DNA/RNA-binding protein produces the protein MGEKELMDQEEIFSKVLRAGRRTYFFDVRSTKAGDYYLTVTESKKFTHDDGSFHYKKHKIYLYKEDFSAFKNNLDEMMSYIIEEKGSEVISERHQKDFKREEDVLVENNVTDTAKDSFTDISFDDI
- a CDS encoding M14 family metallopeptidase, whose product is MKKFIFLTLILLSVTLKSQEKVTLDYYLPANITYNENIPTPQSIIGHEVGEWHITHDKLVYYMQALAASSDRITIENRGETFEGRPILLLTITSPKNHLNITQIQKDHLALTNNSGSNQTITELPVVVYQGFSIHGNEPSGSNAALAYAYYLAAAEGEEIEKLLDHTVVLLDPSFNPDGLQRFAYWANTNKSANLNPDSNDREYHEIWPGGRTNHYWFDMNRDWLPVQLPESRARIASFHKWMPNILTDHHEMGTNSTFFFQPGEPNRVHPLTPKINQELTTEIATFHSKALDNIGSLYYSEEDYDDYYYGKGSTFPDVNGGIGILFEQASSRGHIQESDNGILTFPFTIRNQFTTALSTVEAAQNMRVKLLQYQQQFFKDALAESAKNKTKTIVFGDSKDAAKSWHLAEILQRQKIKFHQLNTDAVIGGKSFKKENSYVVPINQRNSRLIQAMFEKRTTFTDSLFYDISAWTFPLAFNLDYSEVNSSNYLGEEITALPPLKGSIGNQSNYAYVFEWNEYYTPKALNKILNKGIRAKVGENPFTVEGKNYDYGTILIPVQNQKLNPKELHVFLAEVAQESAINIVSVGTGHTTGIDLGSGAFQALEKQEVAIIVGNGITSYDAGEIWHLFDQRYDIKLTKLDTDYFSRADLSRYTAIIMPNSYRGLDKSSTEKLKTWVRNGGTVIGYRGTTEWLAKNEFIDLKFKKDTLVAKDITYEQKQRFSGAQVTGGAIFETKIDRSHPITFGYKNDKLPIFRNTNIYIKPNKSSYNNPIQYTNAPLLSGYISEEKLKLLKNSVPFQAQRLGRGKVIVFTDNTNFRAFWYGTNKLLMNAIFFSEML